The Sphingomonas naphthae nucleotide sequence CGCCCACCGACGAGATAGGTGCAATCCTCGGTGCAGAGCGACGCGATGTCGGCGCCGCCATTCATGTCGAGTTCGGTGCACCAGAGGGCGAGGAGCTGGTTCAGCTCGATCACCGATGCGGCATCTTCCTTGGCGAACCGGGGCATCGCCCTCTCCTCACAAGCCTCTTGTCGGGCCGGTGATGCCGCCATTTCCGGGGCGGCGGCAACCGCGCCGGGGCCACCCATCGCCGGTGCGATCACATCCTGATCGGGTATCCGAAACCCAAGGATTTCCGGGCTTTCCACTCACCCCAAATCTATGGTGTGGCAGCAAGATCGCGGGCCGGGGAGTGATCCGCGACAGACCATCTGGGGAGAATCGACGGTGGCCGTTCCGGTGTACGAGCGTATCCTGCGATTGCTGGAAGCCGAGGGTATCAAGACGCTGTTCGGCATCCCCGATCCGGGCTTCGTGCACATGGCCGTCGCCGCCGAAACCGCCGGTTGGGAGGTGATCGCCCCGCACCACGAACAGTCGGGGGCTTTCATGGCCGATGCCTGGTCGCGGATGACCGGCAAGCCCGGCGTCTGCTTCGGCACGATGGGGCCGGGCGTCGCCAACCTGGCCGCCGCCGCGATCGTGGCCGCCAAGGAAAATTCGCCGACGATCTTCCTGGCGGGCAACCGCGGGCGCGAGGCGGAGCATCGAGTGAAGCGCGGCCGTATCCAGTACATCAGCCAGCCTAAATATTTCGAGGCGGCGATGAAATATGTCGGCGTGATCGAATATGCCCATCAGGCCGACGAAGTTATCCGCGAGGCGCTGCGCGTCTGCCAGTCGGGCAAGCCCGGCCCGGTCTATGTCGAAATCCCGATGCATGTGCTGCACGAGACGCCCGACTGGGGGCCCATCCAGCCGCCCGGCGAATATCGCCTGATCCATCAGGCCGCGAGCGCGCCGGCCTTGGCCGAGGCGATGGCGCTGATCGGCGCGGCGAAAAGCCCGATCATCCTGGCCGGCCACGGCATCTTCACCGCCCGCGCCCATGCCCAGGTCGGCGAACTGGCGGGGGCGATGGGCTGCCCGATCATCCAGACATCGGGCGGCACCGCCTTCATCGAAGGGTATGAGGACCGCACCTTCTCCTACGGTTTCTCGCCGGTGGCGATCGAGGCCGTCGAGCAATCCGATCTCGTCATCGCGATCGGCACCGAATTGGGCGAGCCGCTGCATTTCGGGCTCAACCGGCATTGGGCGGCGGGCGACGCGAAACGCAAGTGGATCCACATCGAGCGCGATCCGCTGTCGTTCGGCGTCAACCGCAAGATCCATGTGCCGCTGCTCGGCGACCTGCGCGACATCGTGCCGCAACTGGTGGCCGCGCTGAAGGATGCGCCGCGCGGCCCGTCGCCGAAACTGGCGGAATGGATCGCGGCGCAGGCGGCGTTCAAGGCCGATCTCGCCGACAGCGCGCCGCGCGGCATGGTGCCGGTCCACACCGCGCGGCTGGTGGTCGAGGCGACGAAGGCACTGCCCGCCGACGGAATCATGGTGCGCGACGGCGGATCGATCACGATCTTCGGCTGGACCTATTCGCAGGCGACGCCGCACGACGTGATGTGGAACCAGAATCTCGGCCATCTCGGCACCGGCCTGCCCTATGCGATCGGCGCCAAGCTCGCCGCGCGCGACCGGCCGGTGATGCTGCTCACCGGTGACAGTTCGATCATGTTCCACATCTCCGAACTCGAGACCGCCGTCCGCAAGAAACTGCCGGTCATCGTCGTCATCAGTTCGGATTATGCCTGGGGGCTGGAGGTGGGCGTCTACCGCCGCGCGATGGGCGAGCAATCGCCCGAGACCGAGGCGCATTGGAGCAAGGAAGTGCGCTTCGACATCATCGCCAAGGGCTTCGGCGCCTATGGCGAATTCGTCGAGCGTGACGAGGATATCGGCCCGGCCATCCAGCGCGCCTTCGCAAGCGGAAAGCCGGCGCTGATCCAGGTGCCGGTCGATGCGGATGTGAACGCGACGCAGGCGCCGAACTATCAGGAATATTCGACCTGGGCGGCCTATTGATCGGGCCGGGTTGATCGGGCCGGGCGGCCCGCCGCGTCAGGCGGCGGGCTCGCCTTCGGGCCGCACCGCGTTCAGGATCATCGCCCAGGCCGACCAGATGGCGACGACGCTGGTGAATTCGATCGCGCCCCGCTCGCCATAGGTGTCGACAACCGTGGCGAAGAGCGCGGCGGAGACGTCGCCGCTCGCCACCGCCTCGCTATATTCGATCACCAGTTTCTGTTCGGCATCGAACAGGTCGGATGTCTGCCATTCGGCCAGCAGATCCAGCTGTTCGTCGCTGATGCCCATGGCCTTCGCGATCGGGCGGCGCGTCTCGAACGAATAATCCGATCGGAAATTGATGTTGGCGGTCTGGATCGCCAGCTCGCGCAAATCGGCGCGCTTGCTCCAGCCGGCATCCACCGCGAGGAATTTGCTGAGCGCGGCCAGTTGCAGCGCGAGCCTGGGATTATAGGCCGCGACCGCGAGCCCCAGATGCCCCTCGTCGATCCGCGGATCGGCGACGCCGGGGAAGAGCGTGGCAAACATATCGACGATCGCCGGATCGGTCGGGCCGCCATATTCGGACGGATAATCGGCGGGCTTGCGGACACCTTTGACGCGCATGGGGCTGGTCCTCTCTCGGTTCGGGATCGGGCGGCTTGGCGGCCGTCTCTGACGCAAAAACCCTCCCCCGGTTTGCCGGGAGAGGGTCTGCTGTAACCCGACGATCGCGCCTCTGTCGCGGCGCTACTCGGCGGCGATGCTATGTTCCGCCGGGACGATTTCTGCGACCGGCTTGGTCTGCGCCAGCGACGTGCCGAAGGTGTGGAAACCGGCGGCATGGAGCCCGCCGAGCCCACCCGCCACGAACACCAGAATGTCCTTCGGCTCGGGCGCGGCATAGATGCGGCCGTCGGCGCGCACCCGGCCCTGCCCGGCCAGCTGGTCGCGATGCTGCGCGTTCAGGTCGTTCGCATCGACGCTGGCGAACTTCCACAACGTCTCCTGCACATCCTCGATATTCGGCATCTCGCGCGCGACGATCTCCGCGCAGATCGGGTTGATCGCGATCAGCGCCTCGCCGAACGGCACCGCGCCCGAGAAATTGTTGCAGCCGGCATAAGCATAGGATTTGCCGATCATCTCGAGGAAATCGCTGGCGCTGTGCGATGTCGTGTCGAGCACGTTCATCGTGCCCATCGTGCCGAACGAGGTGACGGCATTGCCGCTGACCCCGCGCCGTTCGCCGAGCGGCGCCCAGGGGGATTTCTCCTCCCATTCGCCGGTGACGATGCCGGCGACACGCCCCGGCGAGCCGAACGTCGTCTGCGAGGTCACCCCCGCGACCTGCCCCGCGACGTTGCGCATGATGAGCCGGATCGCCCGGCCGATCGGCGCAGACACACCCGGCACGCCACCCAGGCAGCCATAGCTGTAAGGGATATCCAGCGCCTGCCGGATCGGCCCGTTCACCACGAAGGCCGGATAGACCGACGCGGTCGTGGCGTTGACGCCGTACAGCTCGAAATCGGGATCGGCGATCGACGAGATCATCGCGATCAGCAGTTCCAGCGATTCCGCCGGCGCGCCCGCCATCACCGCGTTGATGACGATCTTCTCGACCGTGCATTCGACGTTGCCGGGCATCATCCCGATCACCTCGTCGGGATAGCGATCATTCTCCGACAGGAAGGTGCGGACCCGCGCGTCGGTCGGCGGGATCAGCGGCAGGCCGTCGCCCCAGCCCATTTCCAGCGAGAAGCGGGTGAAGGCCTCGACATCCAGCTCCGCCTCGACCCGGCGGCTGGCGAGCCAGTCGACCTCGCAGCCCTCCGGCCCGCAATCGCGGCTGACGAGCGGCTTGGGGGCGGGCGCGATGCGGTTGCGGCCGGGGCGGATCAGCTCGATCGTCATGCCGCCTGCTCCCGCGCGGTCAGGCTCGCGCCCATCGTCTGGAGGACGGGCAGGAAATGCGCCTCGCCGATCGGCAGCACATCTTCCTTCAACTGCTCGTTGAGCGGATAGGGCAGGACGTGGACGCGCAGGCCCGAACGGCCGCCGCGCGCCGCGATCTCATGCGCGAAGGTCTCGAAATTGGCGGTGGCAATGGCGGTCGTCGGCAGGCCGGTGTTGGCCGCCGTGATCGCGTCGCGCACCGTCCAGCCGGTGCAGGAGCCGCAATTGGCGAGGCCGACGACGGCCACGTCGATCGATTCCAGAAACGCCTTATATTCGCGTTCGCACCGCTCGCCCTCGTCGCCCGAGCGGCCGGCGGAGCGCCAGAAGGAGACTTCGGCGCCGGCCTCGCGGAATTTCTCCGCCCAAAGCTCGCTGATCCAGTCCCACGCGCGCCACATGCGATCGACGCGGAAGCCCACGCGCTTACCGATCAGCGAGCCCGCGTCGGGGCCGGGGCTGGTAATGTCGTCCGCGCGTCGCGCGGTCGGGTCGAGGACGAAACCGGTCGCCATAATCGCCTCCTGTGCTGCCGGCGGATCGCGCACGCGGCGATCGGCGGGCAGAAAGATTGCATCCACTCCGCCAGCGCCCCGCCGCCTCGTCGGGCGGTCGGCGCGATGGCCGCCGACTCCCCGCTGGGAGCCGATGGCCCAAGGTTGCAGAGGGGCCTTCGACCGTCCAATGCATATCGAAGCGGTTTTTGATGAGTCGAACGCATCATGCTCCATCTGCGCAGCCTCACCCACCTCGTCACCCTCGCCGAACGGCTGAACTTCGCGCGGGCGGCGGAGGATCTGGGCCTGTCGCAGTCGGCGCTCAGCCGGTCGATCCAGGCGCTGGAGCGGCAGCTCGGCATGACCCTGTTCGATCGCGACCGATCGGGCGTGGCGCTGACCCCACAGGGCGCCCGCGCGGTGGCGCGCGCCGCGATCCTGCTGGCCGATGCCGAGGATTGCGAGCGCGAACTGACGCTCAACGCCAGCGCCGATGCGGGGCGGGTGCGCTTCGGCATGGCGCCGATGCCCGCCCGCGCCCTGCTGCCCGCCGTCGTCGCCGAACGGCTGCGCGTCGCGCCCGAGGCGGTCAACGAAGTGGTGGTGCGCGACGGTGACGCCCTGTGGGCGCTGCTATTGACCGGCGAGATCGAATTCTTCGTCTGCAACGAGGGTTTCGCCTTCGATACGCCCACGCCGCGCGTCGAGCGGCTCGGCCTGTTTCCACTGAGCGCCATCGTGCGCGCCGGCCATCCGCTGCTGCACGGCGACTGCCCCGGCGCGACCTTCCCGGTGCTGCGATCGAGCTGGACCGGCGTGCCGCTGCCGCGCGAGATCGGCGAGCGGATGGAGTGCGCGCCCAACGTGATCGAGGATTTCGGCTCGCTTGCCGCGATCACCGCCGCCTCGGACGCGATCTGGTTCTCCTCCTCCTACGCCGCGCTGCCGGAACTGGCGGACGGATCGCTGTGCCAGCTGCCCCATCGCGAGCCGCGCCATGTCGGCGTATCCCTCTATTCGCTCGAGCGCCGCTCGCCCTCGCCGCTGGCCCGCTCGCTCAAGCAATTGCTGCGCGCCCGCATCCGCGCGCTCACACGGGCGCAGGATGGCGAAGCGGTGGCGGCATCGCCGGTGTGATGCCCGGCCGCACCCCTTGCCCCTCGCCCGCCCGGCGATAGAGACGAGCGCGACAGACCAAGCGGGGAGGACCGGACATGGCGGGGCGGCATTTCGACGAATGGCAGGTCGGCGACCGGATCGAGCATGAGATCCGCCGCACGGTGACCGAGACGGACAATCTCCTCTTCTCGGTGATGACGCACAATCCGCAGCCGCTGCACATCGATGTAGAGGCGGCCAAGGCGAGCGAATTCGGCCAGATCCTCGTCAACGGCACCTTCACCTTCGCGCTGATGATCGGCCTCACCATCAGCGACACGACGCTCGGCACGCTCGTCGCCAACCTCAACTACGACAAGCTCGTCATGCCGAAGCCGGTGTTCATCGGCGATACGATGCGCGCCACCAGCGAGATCAGCGAATTGCGCGAGTCCAAGTCGCGGCCCAACGCCGGATTGGTCACCTTCACCCACGAACTCATCAACCAGCGCGGCGAAGTCGTCTGCCGCTGCCTGCGCACCGCCCTGCTGTCACGCAAGGCGGCCTGACCCGCCTCAGCCACCGTGTTCGCGCGCCATGGCGAAGCCGTAGAGCAGATGATCGAGCTGCCCGTCGGGTAGCGGGGTGAAGATCAGGGGGTCTTCGGTGCCGCGGATCGCATCGATATCGGCGGCGACCTGCTCGATCGTCCAGTCGCGGTGGAACACGCCCTTGCTCTCGGCCAGGAAGGCGCGCGCGACCCGGCCGCCCATCGCCGCCAGCATCTCGCCGGAGACCGAGCAATCCTCATGCGCCAGCCAGGCGACGGCGGGGGCCACCATGTCCGGGTCCATCGGCGGGAAGGCGCTGGTATCGACCCCTTCGGACATGCGCGTCACGGCGGCGGGCACGATGATGTTGCTCTTCACCCCGCTCGCGGCGCCCTCTATCGCGGCGGTCTGCGACAGGCCGAGCATGCCCGATTTCGAGATGGCGTAATTGACGTTGTTGGCCTTGCCGTAGAGGCCGTTGATCGACGAGGTCAGCACGATCCGGCCATAGCCCTGCGCGCACATCAGCGGAAACGCCTCGCGCACGACATGGAAGGCGCCACGCAGGTGGACGCCCAGCACCAGCTCGAAATCGGCGTAAGACATTTCGGCAAGCGGCGCGCGGCGGACGTTGCCGGCGCTGTGGATCAGGATGTCGATCCGCCCGAAGCTGTCGGTCGCCGCCCGGATGATGGCCTGCGCGCCCTCGACCGTGGCGACCGAATCGGTGCAGGCGATCGCCTCACCCCCGGCCGCGCGAATTTCCTGCACCACCGCCTCGGCGGGGCTGGCGTCGGCGCCGTCGCCCGTCATGCTGGCGCCGATGTCGTTGACGACGATCCTGGCGCCGCGTGCCGCCAGCAGCAGCGCATAGGCCCGGCCGAGGCCGCGCCCGCCGCCGGTGATGACGGCGACCCGGCCGTCGAAACGCATCTCCGTCATCCCCTGCTCCTTCTGTCGGTCAGGCGACGATGCCGTCGCCGCGCAGCCCCGCGATCCGCCCCGTGTCGAGGCCGAGGATGCCGCGCAATATCTCGTCGGTATGCTGCCCCAGCACCGGCGGCGCGGTCGGCACCGGCTGGCGGTTCTCGGGGAATTTGATCGGGCGATTGACGATCGGGATAGGCCCCAGCGTCCGGTGCTCGGTCTCGACCACCAGTTCGCGCGCCACCGCCTGCGGCTGCGCCAGCGCGTCGCGCACGCCCAGGATCGGGGCGTGCGGCACCTGATAGTCGGTGAACAGCGCGACCAGCTCGTCCACCGTCCTTTGCTCGGTGCATTCGCAGATGCGCGCGTTGACGATCGCGCGGGCATCGCGCCGTTTCTCGATCGAGGCGAAGCGCGGATCGTCGATCCAGTCGTCCAGCCCCAGCGCGCGGCAGATGCGGCTCCAGAAGCTGTTGGTGAGGCAGCCGACCACGACCGATCCGTCGCTCGCCGGGAAGATGCCGTAGGGCACCAGATTGGGGTGCTGCGCGCCCTGCGGCACAGGGTCTTCCCCGGTGAAGAAAGCAAGCTGCGGCAGATAGGCGAGCAGGCCGATCAGCCCGTCCATCAGCGCCACGTCGATCAGCCGCCCGCGCTCGGTGACGCTGCGTTCGTAGAGCGCGGCGAGGATGCCGATCGGGCCGTTGATGCCGCCCACCAGATCGCCCATCGGAATGCCGAGCTTGGTCGGGCGCTGGCCCTGTTCGCCATTGACGCTGAGCGCGCCCGACATGGCCTGCAACACGATATCGAAGCTGGGCCGATCGCGCAGCGGCCCGGTCATGCCGTAACCCGATATCGCGCAATAGATCAGGCGCGGGTTGATCGCCGACAGCGCCTCATACCCCAGACCCAGCCGGTCCATCACGCCCGGCCGGTAATTTTCGACGAGGATGTCGCTGTGCGCCGCCAGATCGCGCGCCAGCGCCACGCCGGCCTCGCTCTTGAGATCGATGACGATGCTCTTCTTGCCGCGATTGACGCTCAGGAAATAATGGCTCTCGCCATTGCGCAGCGGGGGGAAGTCGCGCGTCTCGTCGCCCGAACCCGGCGGCTCGACCTTGATGACCTCGGCCCCCAGATCGGCCAGCGCCAGCGCGGCGGACGGACCGGCCAGGACGCGCGTGAAATCCAGCACGCGCACGCCCTGTAGCGGGCCGGCCCATTCGGGCGCCGATGTCTCGCTCACAGCCACGGCCATGGTCTATTGCCTCTCCTGTCGGCCCTCAATGCCGTGACCCGGCTCCGGCCGGTGCCCGCGCGATTGATCGCCCCCGCGTCATAACGCGAAATCCCGGCCGCGCCCCGAAAGGCACGGCCGGGATCGTTTCAGCCCCTGTGGATGGGCTCAGCCGCGGCTCGGCAGTTCGGCGATCGAGGTGCCGAAGGCCGAAACCTCGCCGCGATGCGTTTCCGCCCGCTGGCTGATCTCGACATATTTCTTGCCATTCTCCTCGAACTTGCGGACCACTTCGCCGTCGATGAAGATCACGTCGCCATCGGGATTGTGGCGGCGGATCTGGCACTTGGACTTGTGCAGGAAGCCGTCGTCGCCGATCCAGTTGGTGACCTGATGGGTCAGCCAGCTGCACCGCTCGGGGCCGTAATCATAGGCGCCGGGCGCCCCCACCTCGAGCGCGAACGCCTCGTCCCAATGCACCCGCTCGGGGCAGTCCGGCACGTTGAAGCGGTTCTTGATGCCGGTGCCGGGGTGCTTCTGCTGCATCTTCCACGCCAGCTTGTTGGCGCGGATGTAGAGGCCGCCCCAGCCCTGCGCGTAGCAGATGAAGCCCGTGACCGTCATCGGCCCCTTCATCATGCGCGGCAGCTGGTCGCCCTCCTGCACATCCTCCCAGTAGCGCGGGGTGGCGCCACGGATCTCTTCCTTCTCGTACAATTTGTACATTTCGGCGAGCTGCTCGTCGGTGAAGGGCTCCACCCGGCCGCGTGCCTCGGTATATTTGGTGCCACGCTCGCGCGCCTCGTCGCGATCGGTGCGGAACACCCAGCTCTCGGCCTCGCAGACCTTGTCGCCATGCTGGTTGAAGAAATCGACATGGTAGATCTGCTGGAACGAGCGGCCGGCGAAGCGGGTCTGATGCTCGATCAGATCCTTCAGATAGGCCTCGGTGCGGATCGTGTCGCCGCGCAGCACCGGCTTGTGCCACGTCCAGTCGGCGCCCGCCCACATGGCGTGGACGCCCGACAGGCCGCCGCAATAGCCCGAGATGATGCGGCTGGTGGTGAACAGGAAGCTCGGCAGCGCGACGAGCGTGCCGTACTTCGTGGTCGCGGCATATTCCGGGTCGTTCCACAGGGGATTATCGTCGCCGATGCCGTGGGCGTAATGGCGGATCGCGTCGCGGCTCGCCTCGTAATTCCACGGCTCGACGGTGTTGGTGATCTTCACGCCGATGCGCTGGCGCAGATCCTCCAGGCCCTCCTCGGTGATCTTGGGGAAGCGGTTGGTGGGCTTGTCTTCTGCCAATGTGGCCATGGTCTTCTCCTGATGGTCGGATGTCGGGATGGGTCGGGGGCCGGGCCGTCAGGCCGCCGCCGCTTCGGCCGCCTTGGCGGCCTCGCGATCGCGCAGCATCTTGCGATGCACCTTGCCGGCCGGGGTCTTGGGAAGTTCGCTGACGAACTCGACGATGCGCGGGAATTCGTGCTGCGCCAGTTTCTGGCGGGTGAAGTCCTGCAATTCCTTGATGAGCGCGTCGCTGCCCTCACGATCCGAAACGACGAAGGCCTTCACGACCTGGCCGCGCTTCTCGTCGGGCACGCCGATCACGCCGCATTCCAGCACCGCGTCATGCTTGAGCATGCTGTTCTCGATCTCGACCGCGCTCATCGTCCAGCCGGCGGAGATGATGACGTCGTCGGCGCGGCCGCAGTGGTAGAAATAGCCGTCCGCGTCGGTCCTGGCCCGGTCCTTGGTGGAGAGCCAGCCGCCGCCGCGCCACAGCATCAGCTCGCCGATCTCGCCGGCGTCGCAGACGCTGCCGTCGGGGCGCTGCACCTCCAGCTTCTGCCCCGGCACCGCCTTGCCGAGCGAGCCGGGTTTCACGGTGAAATCCTCGGCGCCAGGATAATTCACCAGCACTACGCCGATTTCGGTCGTGCCGTACATCGAGCAGACCGGCACCTTGAAATGCAGGTCGATCCAGTCGAGCGTGGCCGGGTCGATCGGCTCGCCGGTGTAGGAGAGCTTGCGGAAGTGAAAGGCGTAATCCGCCACTTTCCCGCTGTTCTTCATCATCCGGTAATGCGTCGCCGCCGCCGACATGTTGGTGACGCGATAGTCGTCCAGCGCCTTCATCAGCCGCACCGGATCGAAGCGTCCCGCGAAAGTGCCGGTCGTAACGCCCAGCCCCAGCGGCGCGAGCGTACCGTGCCACAGGCCATGGCCCCAGGCGGGCGAAGAGGGGCAGAAGAACTGGTCGCCGGGGCGGATGCCCGTGCCGTAAAGCGCGGCGAACATCAGCGTCACGAGCGCGCGGTGGCTATGCTTGACCGCCTCGGGCAATTCACGGGTCGTGCCCGACGTATATTGGAACACGGCGAGGTCGTTCGCCTTGGTTTTGGGCGTATAGGTCGAGGGGAAGCGGGCGATGTCGTCGAGCAGCCCGTCGTCCGCCACGATCACGCGCGGGCCGGGGGCGCCGCGCGCCAGGTCGGCCTTTTCGGAATTGGTGATGAGGATCGTCGGCTTGCAATCGTCGATCCGCAGCTTCAGCGCATCCGGCCCGAACAGGGTGAACAACGGCACCGAGATCGCGCCCGTCTGCATCGCCCCGAACAGGCAGACGTAGAAGGGCAGCGACGGCTCCAGCATGAAGGCGATGCGCTCGCCCGGCTGGATGCCCTCCGCATCGAGCCAGTGCGCGAAGCGGGCGGCACCGGTGGCGATCTCGTCGAAGCTCAATATCTCGTCGCGGCCGTCGGCATGGGCGATCCGCACCGCCGCCCGGCCCGACCCGTCGGCATGGCGGACGATACATTCATGGGCGATGTTCAGGTCTTCGCGGTCGCCGTCGAACAAATCCCATAGCGCCGCGGACGTCGCATGGCCTTGTGCATCGGCATAAGCCGTATAGTCGGTAAGCTGTGCCATCGATCCCACTGTCCTGTCGGGATGCGCCGGCCGGGAATGACTTCCCGACGGCCCCCGCCGTGTCGATCGATCGCTGACATGGGCTAATTTTGTTGTAAATATAGAATGCAGTTCTGTATATTGAACGCTGCGTCATATCGGGGAGGCGATGAATGAGCGATCCGCTACACTATGTTCCCCGGCCGGATCAGGAGCTTGCCAAGGCGGTAGAGGTCAGCAAGGCGCCCGCCATATCGCGCGCGGCGGCGGTGCTGCGGCTGCTCGGCAAGAGCGAGCAGCCGCTCGGCCTCCAGGCGATCGCGCGAGAACTGGGGCTGGTGCCCAGCACCTGCCTCTATGTGCTGCGCGCCCTCGTCGCCGAGGAATTCGTGGCGTTCGATCCCGATACCAAACGCTATGCGCTTCAGGCCGGGGTGCTGACGCTCGCGCGCCACTGGCTGCGCCGCGATCGCTTCAACGAACTGGCCCAGCCGATCCTCAACCGGATCAGCCGGCAGGTCGATGCCACGGTGATCGGCGTCCACATCGTCGGCATCGATCATATGATCATCGTCGCCACCTCGCAGGCGGGGAATAATTTCCAGCTGAGCGCGCAGGTCGGCAGCCGCTTCCCGGCGCTC carries:
- a CDS encoding thiamine pyrophosphate-binding protein, whose product is MAVPVYERILRLLEAEGIKTLFGIPDPGFVHMAVAAETAGWEVIAPHHEQSGAFMADAWSRMTGKPGVCFGTMGPGVANLAAAAIVAAKENSPTIFLAGNRGREAEHRVKRGRIQYISQPKYFEAAMKYVGVIEYAHQADEVIREALRVCQSGKPGPVYVEIPMHVLHETPDWGPIQPPGEYRLIHQAASAPALAEAMALIGAAKSPIILAGHGIFTARAHAQVGELAGAMGCPIIQTSGGTAFIEGYEDRTFSYGFSPVAIEAVEQSDLVIAIGTELGEPLHFGLNRHWAAGDAKRKWIHIERDPLSFGVNRKIHVPLLGDLRDIVPQLVAALKDAPRGPSPKLAEWIAAQAAFKADLADSAPRGMVPVHTARLVVEATKALPADGIMVRDGGSITIFGWTYSQATPHDVMWNQNLGHLGTGLPYAIGAKLAARDRPVMLLTGDSSIMFHISELETAVRKKLPVIVVISSDYAWGLEVGVYRRAMGEQSPETEAHWSKEVRFDIIAKGFGAYGEFVERDEDIGPAIQRAFASGKPALIQVPVDADVNATQAPNYQEYSTWAAY
- a CDS encoding carboxymuconolactone decarboxylase family protein is translated as MRVKGVRKPADYPSEYGGPTDPAIVDMFATLFPGVADPRIDEGHLGLAVAAYNPRLALQLAALSKFLAVDAGWSKRADLRELAIQTANINFRSDYSFETRRPIAKAMGISDEQLDLLAEWQTSDLFDAEQKLVIEYSEAVASGDVSAALFATVVDTYGERGAIEFTSVVAIWSAWAMILNAVRPEGEPAA
- a CDS encoding LysR family transcriptional regulator, whose amino-acid sequence is MLHLRSLTHLVTLAERLNFARAAEDLGLSQSALSRSIQALERQLGMTLFDRDRSGVALTPQGARAVARAAILLADAEDCERELTLNASADAGRVRFGMAPMPARALLPAVVAERLRVAPEAVNEVVVRDGDALWALLLTGEIEFFVCNEGFAFDTPTPRVERLGLFPLSAIVRAGHPLLHGDCPGATFPVLRSSWTGVPLPREIGERMECAPNVIEDFGSLAAITAASDAIWFSSSYAALPELADGSLCQLPHREPRHVGVSLYSLERRSPSPLARSLKQLLRARIRALTRAQDGEAVAASPV
- a CDS encoding MaoC family dehydratase gives rise to the protein MAGRHFDEWQVGDRIEHEIRRTVTETDNLLFSVMTHNPQPLHIDVEAAKASEFGQILVNGTFTFALMIGLTISDTTLGTLVANLNYDKLVMPKPVFIGDTMRATSEISELRESKSRPNAGLVTFTHELINQRGEVVCRCLRTALLSRKAA
- a CDS encoding SDR family NAD(P)-dependent oxidoreductase gives rise to the protein MTEMRFDGRVAVITGGGRGLGRAYALLLAARGARIVVNDIGASMTGDGADASPAEAVVQEIRAAGGEAIACTDSVATVEGAQAIIRAATDSFGRIDILIHSAGNVRRAPLAEMSYADFELVLGVHLRGAFHVVREAFPLMCAQGYGRIVLTSSINGLYGKANNVNYAISKSGMLGLSQTAAIEGAASGVKSNIIVPAAVTRMSEGVDTSAFPPMDPDMVAPAVAWLAHEDCSVSGEMLAAMGGRVARAFLAESKGVFHRDWTIEQVAADIDAIRGTEDPLIFTPLPDGQLDHLLYGFAMAREHGG
- a CDS encoding CaiB/BaiF CoA transferase family protein; amino-acid sequence: MAVAVSETSAPEWAGPLQGVRVLDFTRVLAGPSAALALADLGAEVIKVEPPGSGDETRDFPPLRNGESHYFLSVNRGKKSIVIDLKSEAGVALARDLAAHSDILVENYRPGVMDRLGLGYEALSAINPRLIYCAISGYGMTGPLRDRPSFDIVLQAMSGALSVNGEQGQRPTKLGIPMGDLVGGINGPIGILAALYERSVTERGRLIDVALMDGLIGLLAYLPQLAFFTGEDPVPQGAQHPNLVPYGIFPASDGSVVVGCLTNSFWSRICRALGLDDWIDDPRFASIEKRRDARAIVNARICECTEQRTVDELVALFTDYQVPHAPILGVRDALAQPQAVARELVVETEHRTLGPIPIVNRPIKFPENRQPVPTAPPVLGQHTDEILRGILGLDTGRIAGLRGDGIVA
- a CDS encoding FAS1-like dehydratase domain-containing protein encodes the protein MATLAEDKPTNRFPKITEEGLEDLRQRIGVKITNTVEPWNYEASRDAIRHYAHGIGDDNPLWNDPEYAATTKYGTLVALPSFLFTTSRIISGYCGGLSGVHAMWAGADWTWHKPVLRGDTIRTEAYLKDLIEHQTRFAGRSFQQIYHVDFFNQHGDKVCEAESWVFRTDRDEARERGTKYTEARGRVEPFTDEQLAEMYKLYEKEEIRGATPRYWEDVQEGDQLPRMMKGPMTVTGFICYAQGWGGLYIRANKLAWKMQQKHPGTGIKNRFNVPDCPERVHWDEAFALEVGAPGAYDYGPERCSWLTHQVTNWIGDDGFLHKSKCQIRRHNPDGDVIFIDGEVVRKFEENGKKYVEISQRAETHRGEVSAFGTSIAELPSRG
- a CDS encoding acyl-CoA synthetase codes for the protein MAQLTDYTAYADAQGHATSAALWDLFDGDREDLNIAHECIVRHADGSGRAAVRIAHADGRDEILSFDEIATGAARFAHWLDAEGIQPGERIAFMLEPSLPFYVCLFGAMQTGAISVPLFTLFGPDALKLRIDDCKPTILITNSEKADLARGAPGPRVIVADDGLLDDIARFPSTYTPKTKANDLAVFQYTSGTTRELPEAVKHSHRALVTLMFAALYGTGIRPGDQFFCPSSPAWGHGLWHGTLAPLGLGVTTGTFAGRFDPVRLMKALDDYRVTNMSAAATHYRMMKNSGKVADYAFHFRKLSYTGEPIDPATLDWIDLHFKVPVCSMYGTTEIGVVLVNYPGAEDFTVKPGSLGKAVPGQKLEVQRPDGSVCDAGEIGELMLWRGGGWLSTKDRARTDADGYFYHCGRADDVIISAGWTMSAVEIENSMLKHDAVLECGVIGVPDEKRGQVVKAFVVSDREGSDALIKELQDFTRQKLAQHEFPRIVEFVSELPKTPAGKVHRKMLRDREAAKAAEAAAA
- a CDS encoding IclR family transcriptional regulator; translation: MSDPLHYVPRPDQELAKAVEVSKAPAISRAAAVLRLLGKSEQPLGLQAIARELGLVPSTCLYVLRALVAEEFVAFDPDTKRYALQAGVLTLARHWLRRDRFNELAQPILNRISRQVDATVIGVHIVGIDHMIIVATSQAGNNFQLSAQVGSRFPALISATGRCIAAFGDHSEAELEAKFRTLRWDDGPSFETWLTQVRETRAQGFAVDEGAYITGVTVVAAPVWKVRGRLSHALVVAGLTSAVRRAGLEAVQQELLRSATWLSRQLCGEQE